A region from the Salicibibacter cibarius genome encodes:
- a CDS encoding Hsp70 family protein, giving the protein MAKQGQDQSFRPIIGIDLGTTNTAAAYVQKGHPKMMEMADDQYMIPSVVLKESNGKIVVGDEARSALVAMPARTIASIKRNMGEDVDISLGKEMYTPEEISAFILKEIKRVADEQLGEGEKEAVITVPAYFTDQQRQATKKAGELAGFVVERIINEPTAAALAYGAQNLEDDNSVLVYDLGGGTFDVSIVEMMSGILEVKASAGNHQLGGEDFDWLIVDWLAEKVKKEHQVDPREDVRAKARLKEEAERLKIELSSKESVEVSIPVVTVKADMPVGLDTVLTRAQFEEMIKPLLAETKEKMNQVLNDAGMKVDAINDALLVGGSTKTPYVQQLVRDFLGQDPRRAVDPDEAVAQGAAVQAGIKAGSLGSGLIVTDVAPFSMGIAVLDERRGREKPGAFKAIIPRNTTIPVTRTEQFTTSFNFQTTVSIEIYQGEERWVRDNYFLNDFLLEGLPPNVAGAEGVGVTFRYNLNGILEVTAKSITTGKEMTITVEDALDRNSDTAFQDSLAKVESAYGSDEDVDDIFDEEEEGGASSDLSKEAGQYKSQLVEELGNREGDVKKEIEQTIAELETALSKEDSTLLHDAIERAIDLSVDLEL; this is encoded by the coding sequence ATGGCTAAACAAGGACAAGATCAATCGTTTCGCCCAATCATCGGCATTGATTTAGGGACGACCAATACCGCGGCGGCCTATGTTCAGAAAGGGCATCCGAAAATGATGGAAATGGCTGATGACCAGTACATGATCCCTTCTGTTGTGCTTAAAGAATCCAATGGGAAAATCGTCGTTGGAGATGAAGCCCGCAGTGCACTCGTTGCGATGCCGGCCCGTACGATTGCCTCCATCAAGCGAAATATGGGAGAGGATGTGGATATTTCTCTCGGCAAAGAAATGTACACCCCCGAAGAGATTTCAGCCTTCATATTAAAAGAAATCAAACGCGTGGCAGATGAGCAGCTTGGCGAAGGCGAAAAAGAAGCGGTCATTACCGTTCCCGCCTATTTCACCGACCAACAACGGCAGGCAACAAAAAAAGCGGGAGAATTAGCGGGTTTTGTCGTCGAACGTATCATTAATGAACCGACGGCTGCTGCTCTTGCTTACGGCGCACAGAACTTGGAAGACGACAATAGTGTGCTCGTTTATGATCTCGGTGGAGGTACGTTTGATGTTTCGATTGTGGAGATGATGAGTGGCATTCTTGAAGTGAAAGCCTCGGCAGGTAACCATCAACTGGGCGGGGAGGATTTTGATTGGCTAATCGTTGATTGGTTGGCGGAAAAAGTAAAAAAAGAACACCAGGTCGATCCGCGCGAAGATGTGCGCGCCAAGGCTCGATTGAAAGAAGAAGCGGAAAGGCTCAAAATCGAACTTTCTTCCAAGGAATCAGTAGAGGTTTCTATTCCGGTCGTCACAGTCAAAGCGGACATGCCTGTCGGTTTGGATACGGTGCTGACACGGGCACAATTTGAAGAAATGATTAAGCCACTGCTCGCGGAAACGAAAGAAAAAATGAACCAAGTCTTAAACGATGCCGGAATGAAAGTGGATGCTATTAATGATGCGTTGCTCGTGGGTGGGTCTACGAAGACCCCTTATGTTCAGCAACTTGTCAGAGACTTTTTAGGCCAAGACCCGCGCCGCGCCGTTGATCCTGATGAAGCTGTCGCTCAAGGCGCGGCTGTACAGGCGGGCATAAAAGCCGGTTCTCTCGGGAGCGGACTTATTGTTACCGATGTGGCTCCTTTTTCAATGGGGATCGCCGTGCTGGATGAACGCCGCGGTCGTGAAAAACCGGGTGCCTTTAAAGCGATTATCCCTCGCAATACAACAATCCCCGTGACACGGACCGAACAATTTACAACATCGTTTAACTTCCAAACAACAGTCTCGATTGAAATCTATCAAGGGGAAGAACGATGGGTGCGAGATAACTATTTTCTTAATGACTTCCTGCTCGAGGGGTTGCCGCCGAACGTTGCCGGTGCGGAAGGGGTTGGCGTCACGTTTCGTTACAATTTAAACGGTATTTTGGAAGTCACTGCCAAAAGTATAACGACCGGGAAAGAAATGACGATTACCGTTGAAGACGCGCTGGATCGAAATTCAGACACGGCATTTCAAGACAGCCTTGCCAAGGTGGAATCCGCTTATGGATCTGACGAGGACGTCGATGACATTTTCGATGAGGAAGAAGAGGGAGGAGCATCTTCCGACCTAAGCAAAGAGGCAGGACAGTACAAATCACAGTTGGTAGAGGAATTGGGAAATCGAGAAGGTGACGTTAAAAAAGAGATTGAACAGACGATCGCGGAGTTGGAAACGGCGCTGTCAAAAGAAGATTCGACGTTGTTGCACGATGCAATCGAGCGGGCAATCGATCTTTCCGTTGATTTAGAACTGTAA
- a CDS encoding DnaJ domain-containing protein, with translation MAQAKQESLYKRLGTNANISQRRIKEKYINAVKQHPPETDPNRFEEIREAYETLKDPVKRKQYDISRKYGGQIDKMFEEARDHFQRGNEKKAEEMYEQITAINPGNLHAQSDLMRILVNRGDVQAARQIFDQALNNTRLENYNLSLGNLYSLYARILIDHDHMETAFDLFEEGWEKALDRTSQRVIAEGLSILCVILEKFERAIEVAEQALPLDGEETFDDWPVYAQWLRAIGNAHHWSLLGKAKSRFLKFIDVIEEKEEKEELLNSVMDEYDKAFDHQYYRVAEVFLALAQRIDPANPDIKEDIKEIKKLVHLEKQMDRLSRDEKIYPMVIIHAEKLYSNVNDDLDAAMTPLPPIPKDFEEAEDWYAAGILKLKKQYPAVYNYFKSRWDELFAETTKHFNRERKRALKKLKL, from the coding sequence GTGGCTCAAGCGAAACAGGAAAGTTTGTACAAACGGTTGGGAACAAACGCAAACATTAGCCAACGCCGGATTAAAGAGAAATACATTAATGCTGTAAAACAACACCCGCCTGAGACAGACCCTAACCGTTTTGAAGAAATTCGGGAAGCTTATGAGACGCTAAAAGATCCGGTCAAACGCAAGCAATATGATATCTCCCGAAAATACGGCGGGCAAATCGATAAAATGTTCGAAGAGGCGAGAGACCACTTTCAGAGAGGCAATGAGAAAAAGGCGGAGGAAATGTATGAGCAAATCACAGCCATCAATCCGGGTAACTTGCATGCGCAATCGGATTTGATGCGTATTCTAGTTAATCGGGGGGATGTGCAAGCGGCTCGGCAAATCTTTGATCAAGCCCTTAACAATACTCGGCTAGAGAATTATAATCTTTCCCTCGGGAATCTATATTCCCTTTACGCACGTATTTTAATCGACCATGATCATATGGAAACTGCCTTTGATCTTTTCGAAGAAGGCTGGGAAAAGGCTTTGGATCGAACATCACAGAGGGTCATTGCTGAAGGATTATCGATCCTTTGTGTCATTTTGGAAAAATTTGAACGTGCGATAGAGGTGGCTGAGCAAGCATTGCCCCTAGACGGCGAGGAAACGTTTGATGATTGGCCGGTTTATGCGCAATGGTTGCGTGCCATTGGCAACGCCCATCATTGGTCGCTTCTTGGAAAAGCAAAATCACGCTTTCTGAAGTTCATCGATGTTATTGAGGAGAAGGAAGAGAAAGAAGAGCTGCTGAATAGTGTAATGGATGAGTATGACAAAGCCTTTGATCATCAATACTACCGGGTAGCCGAAGTGTTTTTAGCATTGGCGCAAAGAATCGATCCCGCGAATCCGGATATAAAAGAAGATATCAAAGAGATAAAGAAATTGGTTCACCTCGAAAAGCAGATGGATCGTTTGTCCCGTGATGAAAAGATTTATCCGATGGTCATTATTCATGCAGAGAAGCTCTATAGCAATGTTAATGATGATTTAGACGCTGCAATGACACCTTTGCCACCGATCCCCAAGGATTTTGAAGAAGCCGAAGACTGGTATGCGGCAGGGATTCTAAAATTAAAAAAGCAATACCCTGCCGTGTACAATTATTTTAAGTCCAGATGGGACGAGTTATTTGCCGAAACCACCAAGCATTTTAACCGGGAAAGAAAAAGGGCGCTTAAAAAACTGAAGTTGTGA